The Sorghum bicolor cultivar BTx623 chromosome 6, Sorghum_bicolor_NCBIv3, whole genome shotgun sequence genome contains the following window.
ACACTGCAACACACAAATAGCATGGTGTTGGATTGGCAGTAGTTCTGCCACCATAGAAAAACTAGCAACAATGAACATCAGCCGCAATGTTTTCCACTGATTGGAATCATGCATGGAAGGAAATTGATTGAAAACAGGATAAATTTGACTCTGAAGTATCACTACAATTTTACTTCTTCTAACTGGAATGCTGATTCATAATGCTTATTTCAAGTTTTCTAAAGCTGAACATATTGAACTATTCTAGGAATTTCCTCGTGTGCACTACCGTGTAGCCAGGACAATCGATGCATCTACTCTGACGACACTACGAGATTTGGTCCCAACAAAGCTTGCTGCTTCTGTGTGGAATTCCCTTGCCAGATATAAGTCGACGATACCTGAATTTCCACAAACAGAAACATGTGAACTACTTATTGTTGACCGATCAATAGATCAGGTAGGAGGTGAATTCCAGTATACTCATTTCCATATTGCTGGTGCATCCTTTGATATCATGTTCTCTTGAGCACTACAGATTGCACCAATTATTCATGAGTGGACATATGATGCTATGTGCCATGATCTACTGTATATGGATGGCAACAAGTATGTGCAAGAGGTGAGTACATCAGCAGCATACAGTCTTACAGTGTACCTCACTAATTTACCTTATTCAGTCCTTGCTATGTTTTTATGCACGACTCTTAAAATTCATGGCACTCTCAAACAATAGGTTCCAAGTAAGAATGGTTCAGCAAATGAGAAAAAGGAGGTTTTGTTGGAGGATCATGATCCAGTATGGCTTGAGCTGCGGCATGCGCATATAGCTGATGTAAGATTGTTGCCACTTTCATCTTTAACTATAGTCATATGCTTTGCTGACTTAATGAAAAAATCAACATTTCAGGCTAATGAAAGGCTGTATGAAAAGATGACCAGTTTTGTATCAAAGAATAAAGCAGCTCAACTACAACAGGCAAGGTTTGTTCAGGAAATGCAACTTTTGCAGATTAGAGGAGTAATTGAGTGTTAGCTGAAGGGTATTTTTGCAATTGTTAGAATAAATTTTCCCGCTGTTCGTACTATAGATGGTTCTGTTGTTCTGTCTTATAAGCAGGGTATTTTTTGCTGCACAGACTAAGCCTGGGTGCTTAGATGTATGTgcaatctttaaattcggtgGTTTAGTGTACTCAAAATGGTTAAATTTGCTTGTAATTTCGTTGCTATGAAGTAATAAAATTCAGGCTTCCCTGTCATGGGGAAAAAAAAACTCTGTACACTAAAAAACTATAAATACTTTGCAGAGGTGGTTCTGATATGTCTGGCAGCATTTTCTGCTAAGTGTCCCTATGAATTGCTGTTGCCAGTTATGTTTAAAAAGCAACTAAAGGGGCAAGCAATGCTGTTAGCTAAGGTATTAGCTACGTGGTAGCTGTGTCAATGGATATTGTTAACATTTATTCATAGGATCTATTTTGAGTGTCAGATCTGGTGGAGAGTTATCTACCAAGCAGTTGCAGAAAATGGTTCAAGCTCTTCCACAATATAGTGATCAAATTGACAAGCTCACCCTTCATGTTGAGGTTAGTAGTTTTGTTTTACATGACATTAGTCTATAAAGACTATTTCTTAATTCTTATAACTGTTCTATCTGCTTTAGTAGAATTGTCTGTTGATATATTAATAGTGACTGCCTTTATCCTATCATTTTTTTGCTTTCTGCTCCTTGAAAATTCTTTAGTTCAGATATCAATATACAAATGTTGATAAGTCTACAAGAAACACTTGCATAGTTTTCGTTGCATGGTGCACTCTACAATGGGGCAGAGTTTGATTTAATAGGAGTAGATATGCTAACACATCGGATTACATTTGGATGCATTCATTTGGGGTGGGGAACATCTCCACATGAATCAGCATTTTGAATAACACTTACTAGAGGAAGAAAATCATAAGCTGGTGTTTTCTAGGAAGAGAATAGCAGTATGACACAAAGTACAATGTTTATCGCTTCATGTTACTACAGATTGCAGGAAAGCTTAATAATATAATCAAAGAACAACACCTTAAAGATGTTGGACAGCTAGAGCAAGATCTTGTGTTTGGTGATGCTGGGACAAAAGAACTAATCAGTTTCTTACGAACCCGCATGGTAATTGGTGTTTGAACTACAGCATATAAGATACTGCACTTGTATGTACACTGCTTTAGATATTTGCTTAACTAATGCAGGATGTAAGTCGTGAAAATAAGTTGCGTTTGCTGATGATTTATGCTTCCATCAACCCAGAGAAGTTTTTTGAAAGTGATAAAGGTGCAAAGCTGATGCAGGTATCTTTGGTTTCATACTTCTATTATTTCAGTATGAGTTCATTTTGTGTGTCATCTTCAGAAGTACAAGCATTTATTTTTGCCGACTTGAGCATATTTTCTCCAATGTCTCTAGCAGTACCATATCTTTATATAAGTGGTGTTATGTACTGAATGGTTTTGTGTCTTACTCCCTTTATCTAATCAGTTAGATGCTGAGATGTTGTGAAGTACTTCTCAAAATACATCCCCTGAATAAAAGATTGTGTTGGTGCATCCAATTCTTTTTCTATGGTAGCATGACTGGTACCATGATATTTAGTCTCCACAATTGCATGGAATGCTAGCCAACatggaaaaataaaatatgagcATTATGAGGTTGATACTATTATACAATGGATAGTTTTTTGAATATTAGGGCCAAAATATATGGTAAGCCAACACTGCCAGGTTAGAATTCTGAGTGAATAAAgttgtttttcctttttaaaATTGTGTGTTTGTTATCTTGGCTCTGTGTCAGTACTCAGTAGCTTAACATTTCAATACTTGTAATTTAAACCCTGTCTGTTTAGCAGTATAGCTGTAGAAGCTATTATTGCCATCCGTTCATGAAGGTCTTTGTAGTTATCTAGAACGCCCACCTGAAAGTTATATGTGTGGATAGTACTTTGAAAAATAAAGCATCGTTTGTTTAATTGGACCATTTAACTTGTAGGTGCTTTTGACAAATGCACGCCCTTCTACTTTAAGGAACCGACACACTGCCAAGAAATATTGCCTAAAATTccctttaattatatttttggCACAACTAGTGAAGTGAAAGGGTGACTTGAATTAGGAAAACATGCCTTGGGAATAGTTAGGTAATAGTCATCCATGAACTGAACTTTTGTTCAAAATATTGTCAAATATGAGAAAATGGAGGAAGAACCACTAATATGTGTGTTCGAAAACAATTTAGGGCCTGTTCGTTTAATCTTGAATAGCTGCCCTGGAACTGTTCCAGCTGGATTGGTAGGTTTTttgtatagatatagattagcTGGAATAGTTCCCAGTCTCAAAACCAGCCAAACGAACGAGGCCTTAGCCAGATTTCCATGAGTGGTGACCAGTATAAAGTTATAGTTTGTGGTGAACCTTTTGGGATCCCTGTTGCTCTGTTGTTTTTCATGTAGATGGTCTCCGAGGGCTATCTGCTTGTAATTTGGAACTATATGAATAGAAACAGACAGTGCCATTGTCggtttgttaaaaaaaaagcaTAAGTTATAGTCTGTATAAAGTTATAGTCTTCCGGGTCACAAGTATTGTCTATTGTTTTTCTCCAGTAAAGTTACAATAGCTAGTCAGTTCTTATTCACAGATTGGAGGCTTCGGATTATTTAATGCTATACAATAAAATCATAAAGTGGCCATTTACTATTAGTCAAGTCTGTCTTGGCCCCCTGAACTCAAATACCAGATAACAATAATTCTTAAAACCGGACAAGCTATTGAGCCCCACATTGTTTTCCCACAATGCTAATACCGAATTTCATTACTTGTGCAACGTAATTACAAAGTTCGTTACTTCAGCATCCCAAACTTCTAAAGCCAAAAACACCACCTTGTGACAGATCACCAAGGGATCCGCCCACACGTGACCAGAACCAGCATCATCCAGCAAAATATCCCAGTTTACCCAGCATATACATCCACGAAGAGCAACCACAAAGTACAAGCCAGAGGCTCCAGCAGCATGCAGGCTGAAACAAACTATAGACACAGAATCATCCTGCATATGGAATTAGCTGATGTTCATCCTTGTTGACCGCTTCCAAGAACTTCTTGTGGAAGTACAGCGCGACTTCCTTCAAGCCTTATATTGAGCCCCACATGTCATTGGTTTTAGCCATGTAATCTTTTATTGAATGTTGGGGCTCCTAAAAGACCTGAAATGAAAACAATCTTAACTCAAAATGTTTTTGAGCTTGTCGATCCCTACAAATTCGGTGTAGAATGTGTCTACATCCGAGTCCTCTGAAAAATTCAGtaatttaaatttaaaatattaaAATTTAAAACGTATATTTGGGCCTCTAAACGATCTCAAATCTAAAAGTTGTCAACCACAAAGTTGTGGATCACGTTGAGAGGAAGATTGGTATGGACTATGTCAATATCCAATGTTGTTTGGAAAgtgcaaaatttgaatttcaaattctgAGAACATGAAAAGAATATTTGGACCTCTAAACAATCTCTAATAAAAAAgtcgtcaactacaaagttctaGATCGTATTGAGAGCTACAACTTCGGTAACATCAGTGATCGTTTGAAAAATTCTACAATTTGTATTTCAAAAATTGATAGCTTAAAACAAATATTTGGGCCTGTAAATGATCTCAAATAAAAGTTGTCAATTACAAAGTTTTAGATCCCATTGAGGGCTACAACTTCTCTTTACTATATTGCTTTTTTGTTACACTTTTACTTCCCCCCATTGGTCTGTGTGTGGGACAACAGGCTTCATTGTGGTTGCTGTTGATGATCATTTTCTTTGACAGCTTGCAGGATTATCTGCTGATGACATGATTGTAGTAAATAATATGCGCTGCTTACGTGGACCTGATACTAAAAAGTCTTCAGTTGGGGCCTTTACTTTGAAATTTGATCTTCAGAAGGTAATTAGATTGTGAAACTTTTGTATCAGTTTGATCTTTGAAAACTTTAACTTCTCAGTAGCTTCAAAGTTTTAAAACTTTTACATGACTATCAGAAAAAGCCTGGTATCAGAAAGGAGCGGGTTGGGGAAGAGTCAACTTGGATGCTATCTCGATTTTATCCCATCCTGGAGGTACAGAAAAATTCAAAACTTACAATCTAAGTAGTCATCTCAATATACTTATTGTTAtggcattttttaaaaaaagttccCTCTAATTGTTGATGGCATGATATTTTTGTGTGTCGGAAATGTACTGTGCTATTTTTTTCATCTTTATATGTTAACTATTTTGCACATTTTAATGCACAGAGTATCACTTCTTGTGTTCTATTCTAGAGGTGTTGTATCCTTTGATACGACCGTCCAATACCTATTTTCATTCACTCAGGCCAATTGACTGATTAGCTCAATTAACCTCAACATTTGTGATTGGTCCATTGATTTCAGCTATATGAGTCATCAGTCTTTTCTCCCATCATTCTTGTGCAGTCATGCGAGTAGGACATTCCTATTCCATGCGATCTCTGTAGTCTAAGACTTAAAAGGGAAAGTTCAACCTTTAAGCACTTCAATTTTATTGAAAAATCAGAGCATTTTCTTATTGCTTCAACATAGTTCATGTAGTTTGGATTATATGGCCCTGCAGTATGGATGGCCATAAGTATGCAACTGTTTTATGTTGAGCTGGCTTCTGTAAACAAGTTTTCTATATTTAGCTGGTTGCTGTAAGGTTGGCCGTGCTGGCAACTTAAGTACTTAACTGTTAAATCAGTATTTGCACTGATAGTGGAAAATCGTGTCCTCTAGCTCTATGTTTAGTTGGTACTCATAACTGTTAAATCAGTATTTGCACTGATAGTGGAAAATCGTGTCCTCTAGCTCTATGTTTAGTTGGTACTCATTTTCTTCTGTATTTATGGGTGCATCTTTTGCTTTATCTGTAGGACTTGATTGAGAAACTTAGTAAGGGTGAGCTACCGAAGGATGAGTACCACTGCATGAATGACCCTAGTCCTAGTTTCCGTGGAATTCCAGGAAGCACATCTGCTCGAACAAGCCCAGCTCATCAGCCAGCCCAATCCATGAGATCTAGACGAATAGGTGGCACATGGGCTAGACCTCGGAACTCTGATGATGGTTATTCGAGGTTAGTAAAGGCAACCTGGTTAGCCTTCTTTTATATCTGTCAACCATGCATTTGTGTGCTGTGCTCAGTGTCCTGATGATGGACGTGGGCAAGGCAAACTTGTTTTCTGTTGTCTGATGGGAATTCAGGTTTGTGCAACCTAGATGTGTGAAACATTATCTTCTCCAGTTGTTTGCTGTTGTATCTATACAATAAAAGTGTCTTGCGCTTCCAATAAAAAGTACATTCCAAATTGAAAGTTGACTTTTGCTTtgtcctaaggccttgtttagtttgagaaaagaaaatttttttgggtgtcacattggatgtgtcggaaggatgtcgggaggggttttcggatactaataaaaaacaaattgtaTAGTTCGTCTGGAAATTACGAGACAAATtcattaagcctaattaatatgtcattagcacatatgggttactgtagcaattttggcTAATCATgggctaattaggcttaaaagattcgtctcacgatttacagccaaactatgcaattagttttttttttctatctacatttaatgctccatgcatgtgtccaaaggttCAATGGGAtgggtgaaaattttttggatggagaactaaacagggcctacttTCTCTAATTTTGgccaagtttatagaaaaatgcaCAAACATCTACTACATTAAACTATGTTCATTAGATACACCATGAAGTACATTTGATGGTGGATTCATTTGATATGTAgatgttaatatatttttctataacCTTGGTTAAAGTCAGAGAATTTGAGTTAAAACAGccaaaacgacttacaatttggaatagagGGCGTATATATGACTTTGATTAGCAAAGCGGATCTCTTTTAGGAAGTTTATGGAGGGCTCCTGCCAAAATTGAAACCCCCTGTACCCAAGTCACAATAGTTGAGCTTTTTTAGGTTacaaagtactccctccatccaaattaagtcattccaagaatcttagagagtcaaagcatttcaagtttgaccaaaattatagaaaaaattataaagatttatgacattaactaaatataatatgaaaatataattaataaagaacctaatgatacttagttattatcataaatgttattatcttatgatataaatttgatcaaacttgagatggtTTGACTTtctaagattcttgaaatgacttataatttgagatggagggagtagcacaGAAGCCATTTTGCAGTTTTCTTGAGGCACTTCAGTTCTGTTATCTGTTGGTTACCAATTTACATGGCAGCAAAAATATGACTAACTAGGTGAATTCCCCTTCTTAAAAGCAAATTGTTGTATACATAGCATTACTATATGGTATTCAGTTGTGTATACAttatatatatgaatttgacttgcatgttattttattgtattagatctggTAAACAATCACAAAGCTAATAGAAGAAAAACAATAGAATATTTGATTACATTATAGGGGAATAGGAGGTGAAATAAATAGTGTATTTTTGTATATTAATAGattaaatattaaaaatatttcacatgatatagatgacatg
Protein-coding sequences here:
- the LOC8085760 gene encoding probable protein transport Sec1a yields the protein MSIDSDSSSQSGADYRSFRQITRDRLLVEMLRSTRKSSKSTWKVLIMDKLTVKIMSFSCKMADITEEGVSLVEDLYKRRQPLPSMDAIYFMQPTKENVRIFMSDMSGKNSLYKKAYVFFSSPVQRELVAHIKKDSTVLTRISALSEMNLEYFAIDSQGFITDHDKALEELFSEDAEGSHKYNACLNTMATRIATVFASLREFPRVHYRVARTIDASTLTTLRDLVPTKLAASVWNSLARYKSTIPEFPQTETCELLIVDRSIDQIAPIIHEWTYDAMCHDLLYMDGNKYVQEVPSKNGSANEKKEVLLEDHDPVWLELRHAHIADANERLYEKMTSFVSKNKAAQLQQARSGGELSTKQLQKMVQALPQYSDQIDKLTLHVEIAGKLNNIIKEQHLKDVGQLEQDLVFGDAGTKELISFLRTRMDVSRENKLRLLMIYASINPEKFFESDKGAKLMQLAGLSADDMIVVNNMRCLRGPDTKKSSVGAFTLKFDLQKKKPGIRKERVGEESTWMLSRFYPILEDLIEKLSKGELPKDEYHCMNDPSPSFRGIPGSTSARTSPAHQPAQSMRSRRIGGTWARPRNSDDGYSSDSVLKHASSDLRKLGPRLFIFVIGGATRSELRVAHKLSSKLKREIILGSSSLDDPPQFITKLKMLSTEELSLDDLQI